Within Lytechinus pictus isolate F3 Inbred chromosome 7, Lp3.0, whole genome shotgun sequence, the genomic segment TATCcgtaaataaagtaaatttcaaCTGAAGAAaaggcaatgaaaaaaataaatcctgAAAAGTCATAAACATGTATTGACAGGTTGCTTGCAATGATATGAAATTACTGTGTTGAAGTTTGTTACAGAGTTATTGTAGTGATGTAGTTAAGATGTAGAATCTTCATCCCAACAGTTTAGAACAAATGTATTCACATATCGCCCTGCCCTGTAGGTTTAACATTTGAGCTTTGTCACTTTGGActacaataattcatttttgatTGCTGAACCATGGCTGAACTAGTCGTGGTGATTCATATTGTCATccatattaaaggagaaaaacagtatctgattttgattataCTCGTTTTAATTGATAATGGTCATTTGGCCGTCAATTAACAGACAGTTCATTGAAATTGCCCCTGAAGTCTCCATCATTTCCAAAAACACGAACCATACTGTCCTTGACCATGTTTGAAGCGCAGACGAGACGGACAGATTGCCGCCAAAATAAGAACGCCTTTATCATATATCGTCTGCCACCATCATGGCTATTGTCTGGTAACCTTGTTGATATGTTTGACAAATAAAAGGAACAACATACTGTCACTTCAAATAATCTATCAAGAATTTATCCCATATAAGTGATGAAATATGGAATTGTGGAACGGTGTCACGTGGATAGTTTTCTGCATTTGAGTGAGCTTTTATTTTCGCCCAAAATGACTTCAAAtcgaaagaaaaatacaaactcTTTGAACTGTAAAagggttttatttttatttattttgtcttatCCAATCTCATATACCTGCTATTACATAATAAAAGAGacactttttttcttattttaccaaTGTAGACGCCTTTAGAAAccccaaaaatattatttgctcGTTGCCTCCAGGTTATCACTGTACTAAAGTTTCAAGAGTTGCATGAATCGGTACTCAATTGCTTAATTTCTTTGAAAGCGTTTCTACATAATACGAATATTCTATATTAAGATAACAAATCCCTTCCCCTGACCAACAGTAATCTTCACCATATTTTGTGTATATACTTGTATAAACAACTGTAACAAGCGATTCCCTTGTAAATTATGAGAAATAAAACATCTTCAAAAGGTTCTTtgttcatgaaagttgtcagcaatGAATTAATGTATAAATTCTGTAAATTTCAATGAATCCTGTATTTAAGCGGTAATATTTGACTCGTATGAAAGTAAATGTATGACACTTTCCATTAGCTGTGGCAACCTTTAAGAAACCGAAGGGCTACAAACAGCTGCACCTTAATAATTGAACGAGATCCGGGTACATTatatcatgacaaatttcatgTATCCGTATTTTCTTCAACATAATCACGAAgtaacatttattttcatcaacGCAATTTCGCAAGACAAGAATAAAATTAAGTTCACaactaaaattattttattcgaCATGTTCATGTATTTAATTTAAAATGGAACATAACTATACATCAACGTTGCAATAAATACAGATTCATAAATACTATCTACATTTAACACAACATGTTTACGTTTTGTGTATACTAGAAAGCTATAATAGTACTTTTTCAGTTTTGTTTAGGAGAGAAAATGTACctataaagcaaaaaaaaaattgaagtgatctttgaaataaatgatcACTTAagattactacatgtatttctaaaaTGATTAGGAATGAAACTGAACGAAAATGTATGATACGTTAAGGAAGAGGTGATAGCCCTGAAACTCATACAGTGATGAGCACAATGAAATTCAGCTAGAAAATATTCGATAATCACTATGAATTATTTAAGTTAATGGAATTTCATTGCGCTCAGGGAATGATAACGTAATGAAGAATTTCTTGTTGCGTCAGATGATATGaaatagatatataaaaatCCTTTAAGTGAATGCAGGAAGTGTCTATGATTTTACGTTATCTTTATCAATCTTTAAGAGattagaaaaaaatgcaatatatgCATCAGATGATACGTGTTTTGATCAGAATTCTCTCATATTTTATACTTCTACAGAATATGTTATATTTAGATAGAATAGATTagaacaaaattacaaatatcgCTGGGCTGCAATCAAATCTGAATAAAATTACAGAACGGAAGTATTAtttaatcaaataatcaaaaacCTTAATGTAACAATCCAAGAATCTCTTCATGTTGTTTGAAGTACAATAGTTTTAGGTCCACGTTAGACTTTTTGAATAAGATATTACATCTAATTCAGAATGATTGACATAATAAAACATGGCTTCCGAGAGCGGACTATAGTACATTTTGATATAAAGGTAGGCATATAAGCCGAATAAAGTAAACAATATATGATTTATTTCCTTTGCATCAAACCAAatgggaaaaataatgataataaaatgggggaaataaaaaaaaatctacttggATATCAACAGAAGTCGTATTGATAAAGCATATGGCGTCTACAGAGAGGAGGGGGTTACATAATCAGTGACGTCAGTCGCCTATTACACAAAGGGAACACTCACAGGACGCCGCTGATTTAAAGGTATCtacatattcataattatccaAGCACTGTAACCGGATATTAACCTGCGAATgagaaaaagataaaagaaaacgAAAGCGTGATAAAAGAGTTGTATCTATGATATTAAGGCATCCATCAATACTTTATTGGCAGGGGACGGTTAggaaattaacatttttctagTGTCATACCATTCCGATTGAATGTGAGAGTCCATCTTGCCTCTCATTTATACGCCGTGTTTTAAGTTGGTtttagaaaaagcaaaaaaatcagaTAAACATCATAACAAAAGTTTTGCGAAAATCGAAGAATAAATGAGTTGTGTGACGCCACAAGCAAGAAGCCAATTTTAAGTAATCGGAATTTCATGCGCTCTTGTTTTTAATAGTTCGTGATTGTTTTATCACACGTCTTTCCAAAGCAGTGTGTATAAAATCATGTATATTGAAACACAAGTACAATTATTCCAGATTTTCTAAAAAATAGCAATACGATCTATTTTACATCACATAATGAAGAAGCCGATTGCATGTGATATCACCAGGTGTAAACTTTAGAAACTCATACCGCTcttatgggttttttttcaaatatttctctTATTTTGCCGTCTTTATAAAAAACAGCTTAACAATGAGGTAGAATAATGTCtacatattctttaaaaaaaaaacaatacctGCTAGTTAACATATGTATTTGAGTTCGAATTTCTCTCATGAGTGCTGTTACTGAATCAATCTTTGGCTGCGAACTAACATGTTTATTACGCATTGAAAGTTAACTTTCCCTCCAAAAATGTGGCTAGTAAGTCATGAGGTGGCGCTCACTCAAGTTAAGTTTCTTGTAAACTTGCAGATAGTCAAGGAAACTATGCAGTGATTGATGATTTTAATACTTCCAAATAATAACTAAAATGGTTTTCAGATAATTAAAGGCTATTTGAGGATCAGAAAGGAAAATATAAGAACATTAAGATATTGTTAGATTTGTGACAGATCTTGACTTTTTCTTGGTTTGCTATCTTGTTTCAGAGATTCGTCATTTAACATAGATACGTTAGTTGTAATAACTTGATtggtattttacccaatgttcGATAAAAATGgacatgtgttttattttttaagtattaGGTATCAATTCGGTCATAATGAAAAAAGATAACAATATCGACATGGGATAAACAATACAGAAAATGGGGGACGGGGGATCTAGAATTAAAGAGTCTTCCTGGTTACCCTATTTCGACTGaacgtaaaatatgaaatataatttatttctaaattaATCCATTTATAAACCTTACAAAttccatacactgtaaaaaaaaattgttaaatttaACCAGAACGAGTGTAATTATGtttccaaccaattttgggcagtattttacccaattcgggaagcatattgtccagtaaggtttaaAAAtgagcagcaattactttagaatgggccaaattttcatcacactggataaataaaaaggcccaaaagaaatgccaattgttggttggacacatgtttaccctcatggagcatttttacccaatattttttagagtgtagtgaGCATAAATTGATGACTGactcatcaaaataaaaatagaagatAGAATAGATTGCTgcagctaaaatttttgatacagAGAAATATATTTCGAAATCCAGTAATAAACCTGTAAATACTAATTTGCGAAAATTTGACTACAATCTGACTGCATTGTATAACTGTCCATTTTACGTGAAAATAACATTGTCTTACTATTTTTCTATCTACAGTGAAATGAGCATTTATTAAGAAATAATACTTACATCGTGTGTTGTGGCAATGGAACAACATGAGCCATGTGTTGTAAAGATTTGTGTATAGTCGCTGTTTTCAAGTGTAGCCAGGTTTGATGGATATGAATAAGACTGGCAGAAACCGCGGCATGCATTCATTTGAACTTTAGTTTCCCTACAACCGGGTATCCGAACCTTCTTTGTGTAACCTGCAGaataaaaggaataaaaatgaaacgaCATGATATAAGGTATGGAAATAAATGCAGTTTCAGAGCTCATCATTCTAAGTGGTATACTTGCAAGGCCGTTTGTTACGGTCATTTCATTCTttcaagaaaatgtattttttatcaattcgGTCTTTATAAGAGAGGATGATTGATGTTACTCAggatttgacaagaaaaaaaatgcacttgatgccatttattttgtaaatcgtTTAGAATATTTTTGCATTCCATgcaatttattatgaatattttatgatttttgtatgaaataaaaaaaatgaaaataatgggaCCATTGACGACGAACGATCACAACGAGGAAACCACTTTCCAAATTATATTGATACCAAAATATTTAACATCTAACTTTCGTATGGAACTTTTATCCAAATTACAAAggatttcttttaaatattttcagaaatCGAATGACCTTTACACATCATTGGTATCTCTAGAAAAAAATTCGATGCCTTAAACAGCAGTTTCACCACTTTCGACTTTTACTATTATTCATACACAGGCATTTGAGTACACTATGAGTGGGCAGTGTTGGAGATGAAATGAAAGGTAAATAGTATGTTCTCTACATTAAATTAGAGGTTCTTAAATGTCCCTTGAGTGCATTAAGCTAATCGTTAAACCAAATATAAAACTCCAGAGCGATTCTGAATTCATACTTTCTGTCTCTTCAAATGTCATATGTATTTACTTAACACATTTAGAAGTCTTGATTCAATCATTTGATTAGACAAAAGCATGGgagaatgaacaaaaatatttttgttttcttgttttcttataGTCAGTTATAACAAGTCTGTATAAGAGTTTACGCATTATTAGGACAATATGATGTAAAAACCGTGGACATGTGTTTATGACTACTATATTCTATTCTAGAGCGATGTTTCAGGTGACAGTCTAATGACGCTATTGGCAAGCCAAACAACTCCTATGCCGCCAAGTCCAGCTTTAAAAGATGAGCGAGAGGTTTCGCGTCCCAGTGGGAAATTACTTTtgtacatattatttttttattattattatattgcaGTCACAATAGTTGGAGTAAATATGGAATATGTAATACAAGTATGATAGTTATTTTACGGTTCTTTTTTTAAGAATGTGACATTTGCCAAGAAATACGCATGTATCAGACCTGAGGGTGTCCTTTATATTTGTCCTCCATTTTGTCGATTATAAATCTAAAACTGGTTCGTATTGAAAGACGTGTATTACGCTTCAACTAACCTATCAAACTCCCCACTAATGACCTTACACCATCTTTAATTCCACCCTAGCGGTATACGTTTATCTCAAACGGACTTCCAATTATTAAGACATCATTTCTCACCGACTCAAAGAGTGTAAGGAAAAATGGAGGGAAATTATTTCAGAAGCATGTTTGACCTTTCCTCAAGCTAGATTAATTATTCTATAGACATGTAAGAGCATCATTCAGGCCCAGTGTTTTTATTTCAGTGCCAGAGATGCGGACGAAAAAGGGGTAAGCCGATTTTTTCTGGTGGAATTGGCTTTCAGTTTCTGCTATCGGCATTGAATTTGAAATGTCTGCCGTATGTTTTATTCATTGTTGATCTGCGTAAGTACTTCTCTATTCGCATGAATAAGCACGCCGATATTATACCTTGACATAATTGTTATTCAACTTCTGTTAATTCCATCACTTTCTCTTAATATATGATCTACATTCCGTAAATGCATTATACAACCCCCATCATCAATTCTATATACTCTCAGAAACAAGACTTTTTCTCAGATACAGTGTAAGTGCATATAGGCATAGGGAATATTTAACTTTAAGCCCCGATAAAATATTAGCGTGCATCAAAGTCTAGGTTCAAGGGTGTAAAAGGTGAAAAAGCagcatttgttttttgtttcggttttctttaattttactGTTATATTTGTAAACGCAAAACTTCATCTTGGTCTACGTACCATGCGTACGTATGCGAAAGAATTATCGCTTCGAAGATATGGATATGACGAGAAAAAATGCAAAGAtcataataaaacttcatcGTAGAAGCCATTGACTAATTTTACGATTAAATAcagaatatgaaataatatacaagGTTTTGAAAAAATGTAGCTGGGGGTGATGAATTATTCACTGATGCTGGATCGCCGCGGCGATTACAATTTTCTTCCGATAGACGAAGCCCGGAGGAAAATAGCAATATTGCCTGTCCAACCGAGGGTGAATAATCCCAGCCAATACTTTTGTCAGAAAAGTCTGgataatttgtttgatatccCTTCATCTAAACGATAGATCTCGGTAACTTTGCCCTAGCTGGTCCGTACCCCCATTCTGGACCAAATTCGGTAACCAACTGCAGCTCTGTGGAATCAGTGTCTGCACAGTTACTTCACCAGGTCGTTCGGCTGAGATAACTGGCTTTTCGGTGTCCAAGACTCGAACAGAACTCGGTAGAACTACGCATGTTAAATATTTAACTGAGCATGCGCAGTCCTGTCCagggaaaataattttcaaaaagtcataCGAACAGAAATTTAACGAAGCTAAATATTACTGAGCTGAGTTCAGGATACAAAATTACAACGGACGGCCTTTGTGAAAATGCAAAGCTTGTCTAAAAAGCGAGCACTAAAACTTAGTTTCATACGTAAACTCGTTCTATTCCATAAATTCTGGTTGGAATAATGATTTAGAGATATATACACTATACAGGTAACATATATTTACCAATATAAGAATTTGAAGTTTATAAGTcaaaagataaaatataattACAGAGAGGTGAGGGGACGGCACAAATGACGTTGAGAGAAGGTGCAGTCGCAAATCATTAACCATTCTTtaccatttatttattattattgttgttgcatAAGTTGccgttgttattatcattatcatcgttatttctattgttttcCTATTAACATAGCATGATAAGCGTGAATGGTAGAgcaattgtttttgtttcattttttttttaattcaatctctTTCCCCTTGTTTCGCTCGAATGTAATGCAAATTATATGCAGTCCCATCAGAATCCATTCTTTCTTCTCTGTGATCATGTGGTTTTTAAAATGGGAATAAGCCCAGGTTCGGAAGATGAAACCGATAAGAAAGTACGAGGAAACGCGATTAGCCTCAACTGAAGTCAGATACATCACCATACTCTTCCATTAGAAAATACAAGTTTGTTTATTTCTGCGATATATCTTATGGAAAATTATATGTCTTCCATAATTTTCTCAACTGCTGAGACGGTACAAAGTCTTTGGTCGTAAAACTCGTGCAGAAAGGAGAAGAGTGCTGGGGTAGAATGGAAATATATCCAAAACGTCATGAATCCTTTGCCGGCgctctattcattcaatttgGTGTAATTGCTAATGTATATCTTATCAAGTCATGTCATCAAAATAATTCGCGAGGAGCGTGGATCAACAAGGCCAGGAGACCTATACTCTAATGAGAAAACTGGGAAAGGGACAAAATagattgacaaaaaataattgcaAGGCAGGATCGAAAAAAGGCGTTACACGTCATCGAACTACAAAGTCACTCCGGGGACCAGAGGTGAATAAATAATACCGACCAGGGATTGGTGATTATTTGCAGCGTACTCACTAAGAACGTGTTTGCTCGTTAAACATCAAGATGGGAATCGGGAAAAGATGAGACGGGGAAGAGCCCAGATGGGAACTAAGATGAACAAAACAATGTAACAATTTGTGAGTAGAAGAAGATATATTTAGAAGCATGCGGACAGAAGGCGCTCAATGAAGTGAATTAAAtcatattgtttgttttaaaacCAAGCTCTGATTTATGTCTGTTTTTGCTGATATCCGATACATTCCATCATTCATGTCTGTTTTCATTGATATATGATATAGCTTAGATCAATTGTTACTAATGAATCAAAATTGCTAGTTGAATATTATGGTTTGGGTTGTTACTGATTATCAATACATGAATTTATCTAAAATGATTTTCTACGGAGTAGTTAGTACTTACTAAAGTTAACTAAAGTATTATCCATTATGCTTTACATTGATATACCATACTGCTCATATCACTGATGGTCAATTAAGGCGTGAGACAAACTACACATTACCAAACAAGGTGTACAGAtaaacaaaaggaaataaagtTTAATATTAACATTTTGTTCTTGTCTTTCTTCTTATATTCTGGTTGATGACGCCAGTCTATTTTACAAGCGTAATCCTTGCTTTAATCAATCAACCTTGAAAAACAGCGTACCTGACGAAAATGAAAAACCTTTCTAGAATGCTACAAAATTCATTGCATGTTTTAGAGGGCATTATTCTATTTGTTT encodes:
- the LOC135154713 gene encoding thyrostimulin alpha-2 subunit-like; translated protein: MKLSSYMLACVLVVLLGLWLPMLTHAHYWESPGCHLVGYTKKVRIPGCRETKVQMNACRGFCQSYSYPSNLATLENSDYTQIFTTHGSCCSIATTHDVNIRLQCLDNYEYVDTFKSAASCECSLCVIGD